A genome region from Methanococcoides burtonii DSM 6242 includes the following:
- a CDS encoding DUF7594 domain-containing protein gives MFADGILVASDLSESTYTNAAPYVINFNTSYYGYEKVFQVNESVNDLKAMASWSSISNDLDVRLTSPSGTSYGRAESTSGYFTDERFSADISIRDTEFDTFIDSSSPNTNFGSSTSLYVTSDMNNAGDQAASIMKWSLPSAPTHNTTIQSVTLYLKGVNEPYVGWDAGSDSRSITVYDVLTPYSVPTWNNNATSQTWESGSFSGSDYNNSYAIDTLSRSSSIAGDVVEFNITDSMWGTDRVPEWDDECSIVLVGSGYAGTDADPSIDRFASSDTNENDHHYDLNGWRPLIIVEYSITKETSEFVWVQPTFYEYPDTDMVEAGNWTLQVSSSSSDEPFTLTTFIDKKSATQIASKAFISSFDESRGDLSGLVLYSDNHVVTSDNQSSYIRNKSEWLSYFTPEKDAFYSFELSWNDSSTIDMSLYEGTELLSSSNGIDPKVVNSSLLTGNDYHIIVNKSAGTENDTFFTINATSRQLSGLMSAYYDSGSSGVPRYRIWEGDQWSVERSANYVGGSIRQLILAESPVEEEIILGTGDYNRDFNVQVWDGSGWSGVEQFTSYMDSSTTRGFDIGYESISGDALAVYMDMTLNEGVARYRVWNGALWSPASSTDATNPGAGNVCWVEIVSKPYSDEMMLVTLDDDNDIRAQVWNGSGWGNLITITNSAAAYGYYQCFDVGYEQQSGDAMVIWAESNGDIRSRVWNGVSWENESTIFDLGVPIGYWIKIATDPNSDNAIVGVEDDGMDIHVSMWNSTSWTPLTEIEDDCYEYSKRIFDVAFEGSSGDAMVVWGDSTNTPKYLVWNGSNWGAEGSSSSLASSGYTRWVNLESNVDSDEISLITSDGSSDINVQKWNGDSWNVPYEVEISSSRYYEVSDIVYPWKDTTYSSTELNWKEWRATVTSSLSNNSLVHLSNSIDTITADGLTAIDEGLYEANNELSAITGNSTVVLMSDGLDNAGHHSLIEEALRAKEHNTVIYTVGLGNNEDEVDPILCEIANITGGKYYFAPNSTVLEDIFIGIASEITNFTAAGPTLSMHIPHNYITGLYIATATYIPNSTNSTVGNSTQYSIPMGASQGNAEPILSTEGDRSELLWNLPSMSPGDKWGVWFQVKVQGAGSVPLILPTSSINYTDVNGTNIDVKISYEGETGISGFGASVDYVSLGNISIIPESPTVLIGEDALLDLKAVYSDGNPAIANMQIYSSIGTFNETENPINITISGSDQINLMSMMAGTAHIKAIGSNGNNSVSSNAVVYIRPKGVITLS, from the coding sequence TTGTTTGCGGATGGGATACTTGTAGCATCCGATCTTTCAGAAAGCACGTACACAAATGCAGCGCCATATGTGATTAATTTTAACACTTCCTATTATGGATATGAAAAAGTATTTCAGGTGAACGAGTCAGTCAATGATCTAAAGGCAATGGCGAGCTGGAGCTCCATAAGCAATGATCTGGATGTCAGATTAACGTCACCATCTGGTACCTCGTATGGAAGGGCAGAATCTACTTCTGGATATTTCACGGATGAAAGATTCTCTGCAGACATCAGCATTAGAGATACAGAATTCGATACTTTCATCGACTCCTCTTCCCCGAACACCAATTTTGGATCATCGACTTCACTATATGTTACCAGTGATATGAACAATGCAGGTGATCAGGCAGCTTCTATTATGAAATGGAGCCTTCCTTCAGCACCTACTCATAACACGACGATCCAAAGCGTTACTCTTTATTTAAAAGGAGTGAATGAACCTTATGTTGGATGGGATGCGGGTAGTGATTCCAGAAGCATTACAGTTTATGATGTTTTGACACCATATTCAGTTCCTACATGGAACAATAATGCAACATCACAGACATGGGAGTCTGGTTCCTTTAGTGGTTCTGATTACAACAATTCATACGCTATTGATACTCTTTCACGATCTTCTTCCATTGCAGGTGATGTCGTTGAGTTTAATATAACTGATTCAATGTGGGGTACGGATAGAGTTCCTGAATGGGATGATGAATGTAGTATCGTACTTGTGGGAAGCGGTTATGCCGGAACAGATGCAGATCCTAGTATTGATCGTTTTGCATCATCTGATACTAATGAAAATGACCATCACTATGATCTCAATGGTTGGAGGCCTTTGATAATCGTGGAATATTCGATAACCAAAGAAACTTCTGAATTTGTGTGGGTGCAGCCTACATTTTATGAGTACCCTGATACTGATATGGTCGAGGCCGGAAACTGGACCTTACAGGTTAGCAGTTCTTCCAGTGATGAGCCTTTCACACTTACTACTTTCATAGACAAAAAAAGTGCGACACAAATTGCATCAAAGGCATTTATATCAAGCTTCGATGAAAGTCGTGGCGATCTCTCCGGACTTGTTCTCTACAGTGACAATCATGTTGTTACTTCGGACAACCAATCCAGCTACATTCGCAACAAAAGCGAATGGTTAAGCTATTTCACACCAGAAAAAGATGCATTTTACAGTTTTGAGCTATCATGGAACGATAGTTCAACTATCGACATGTCATTGTATGAAGGGACTGAACTCTTATCATCATCGAACGGCATAGATCCCAAGGTGGTGAATTCATCTCTGCTTACAGGGAATGATTATCACATTATCGTGAACAAATCAGCAGGCACTGAAAATGACACATTCTTCACGATCAATGCAACGAGCAGACAACTTAGTGGTTTGATGTCCGCTTATTACGATAGTGGGAGTTCCGGTGTTCCAAGATATCGTATATGGGAAGGCGATCAATGGTCAGTTGAGCGATCAGCTAACTACGTTGGTGGGTCAATACGTCAATTGATCTTAGCAGAATCTCCTGTTGAAGAAGAAATAATACTCGGTACCGGAGATTACAACCGTGATTTCAATGTGCAGGTTTGGGACGGTTCTGGCTGGAGTGGAGTAGAACAATTCACATCCTATATGGATTCATCTACTACCCGTGGTTTTGATATTGGATATGAGTCGATATCTGGGGATGCACTTGCAGTCTATATGGATATGACCCTTAATGAGGGAGTTGCTCGATACAGGGTTTGGAATGGAGCACTCTGGTCTCCGGCTTCATCAACTGATGCTACCAATCCCGGCGCAGGGAATGTTTGCTGGGTCGAAATTGTTTCAAAACCATATTCTGATGAAATGATGCTTGTCACTCTCGATGATGACAATGATATTCGTGCACAGGTCTGGAATGGATCTGGCTGGGGCAATCTGATCACAATAACGAATTCTGCTGCAGCTTATGGTTATTATCAGTGTTTTGACGTGGGCTATGAGCAGCAAAGTGGAGATGCAATGGTCATCTGGGCAGAAAGCAATGGGGATATACGTTCGCGCGTCTGGAATGGGGTATCATGGGAAAATGAAAGCACTATCTTTGATCTTGGTGTTCCCATTGGATACTGGATAAAGATCGCGACAGATCCGAATTCAGATAATGCTATTGTCGGTGTCGAAGATGACGGCATGGATATCCATGTTTCTATGTGGAACAGTACGTCATGGACACCCCTTACTGAAATAGAAGACGATTGTTATGAATATTCCAAACGTATTTTCGATGTGGCCTTTGAGGGTAGCAGTGGGGATGCTATGGTCGTTTGGGGCGACAGTACGAATACGCCAAAATATCTGGTATGGAATGGATCTAACTGGGGGGCTGAAGGATCGTCATCCAGTCTTGCAAGTTCGGGTTACACTCGATGGGTGAACTTAGAATCTAATGTTGATTCTGACGAAATATCTCTGATTACTTCTGATGGAAGCTCGGATATAAATGTCCAGAAATGGAATGGTGATTCGTGGAATGTTCCTTATGAGGTGGAGATATCATCTTCACGTTATTACGAAGTATCTGATATTGTGTATCCATGGAAAGATACGACATATTCATCTACGGAGTTGAACTGGAAGGAATGGAGGGCGACAGTCACTTCATCATTGTCAAATAATTCTCTTGTTCATCTTAGTAATTCAATCGATACTATTACCGCAGATGGGCTTACTGCAATTGATGAGGGGCTGTATGAAGCCAATAATGAACTCTCAGCAATTACAGGTAATTCAACAGTTGTCCTTATGAGCGATGGTCTGGATAACGCAGGACATCACTCGTTAATAGAAGAAGCACTTCGCGCAAAAGAACACAATACTGTCATCTATACTGTTGGTCTCGGGAACAATGAAGATGAGGTAGATCCTATCCTTTGTGAGATCGCCAATATCACTGGTGGTAAATATTATTTTGCACCCAATTCTACAGTATTAGAAGATATTTTTATAGGCATTGCATCAGAGATAACAAATTTTACTGCAGCAGGTCCTACACTTTCAATGCACATACCTCACAATTACATAACTGGATTGTATATAGCTACGGCAACTTACATACCAAATAGTACGAATTCTACGGTTGGCAACTCAACTCAATATTCAATACCAATGGGTGCCTCGCAAGGCAATGCAGAACCAATTCTAAGTACTGAGGGAGATAGGTCGGAATTACTTTGGAATTTACCCTCCATGAGTCCGGGGGATAAATGGGGTGTATGGTTCCAGGTTAAAGTTCAGGGTGCAGGTTCGGTTCCTTTGATATTACCTACATCATCGATAAATTATACCGATGTCAATGGAACGAACATTGATGTTAAGATAAGTTATGAAGGTGAAACAGGAATTTCCGGATTTGGGGCAAGTGTTGATTATGTATCTCTTGGAAATATCTCAATTATTCCCGAGTCTCCAACAGTGCTTATTGGAGAGGATGCGCTATTGGATCTAAAGGCTGTCTATTCTGATGGGAACCCAGCCATTGCTAACATGCAGATATATTCAAGTATCGGGACCTTCAATGAAACTGAAAACCCAATAAACATAACGATCAGTGGGTCGGATCAGATCAACTTGATGAGCATGATGGCAGGTACTGCACACATAAAGGCTATAGGAAGCAATGGAAACAATTCAGTATCTTCGAATGCTGTTGTTTATATCAGGCCAAAAGGTGTAATAACGCTTTCATGA
- a CDS encoding vWA domain-containing protein: MTNISFLPAPIEDIIFEVNKTDPSAGNAVDVNVTLRDQYGNINNTPTINLYLTMVDVLSELHDENIVLSEWMGNMFEISIDHNNMTSVKSTEGTGLLLRINSTLAGTLSIGSDALGIINNTSVVYAPSTPYSMEALYDDEYVVNTTSEIVVSLHDRYDNPIEGATLIFNATYPIDTIYNSPVTYNSSWLSSSLESTPLGGKVTVYLRTDKRAGENIVNIGALNTSLFLRLSITGTPDIATDLTLSSTPSSCYANNEDAYRLSAQIIDQFLNPLLPGSFQIKDQVLFESSLGSTLIPLNDYGVATTVVGPTPYVENISITATYKNETGTTNINTSKELSFTEGPLSRFNFYANPNVVLANNLSGNHDSTVTLIALDAWGHSLQNINVTLNNTAPSLGTLSLDGSNESNLINFTTDQYGRVITEFTSSNFVGNCTIIGLSDAINDSLSIEIRNQPFISASIDAEPYVVTSGDIVNITTVITVEGELPVSRSAATSMLILDRSGSMDPDYYAGTALDIVLVLDRSGSMKFLGNAPEQPLTDAKSAAKIFMENLLSNTEVGVVSFSSTSTVDRQPVSLNISGNKDLLHNAIDSMVADGGTAIGDAMADANNLLINGRPDAKKIMIVLTDGVATAGSDRDGSDAISTANLNNIRIYSIGLGSSEYIDEPMLKRIASETGGSYYNAPSGSELQTVYNTISKEISDFDVTEIDYGTEGFTPYSYVFADDLNLTSSDAPYILKYDAWDIDDSNEDCKVCVNGNYSFELSVTGDKRWSTFEYDISSVVLGGMNTITI; encoded by the coding sequence ATGACCAACATCTCCTTTTTACCTGCTCCTATAGAGGACATAATCTTCGAGGTCAACAAAACCGATCCGTCTGCAGGAAATGCGGTAGATGTGAATGTCACTCTTCGCGATCAGTATGGCAACATCAACAACACTCCAACCATCAACCTCTATCTTACAATGGTGGATGTACTTTCAGAACTACATGATGAGAACATTGTCCTGTCTGAATGGATGGGTAATATGTTCGAAATATCCATTGATCATAACAATATGACCTCTGTCAAATCGACTGAAGGTACAGGTCTTTTGTTACGAATAAATTCCACTCTCGCAGGAACACTCTCAATAGGATCGGATGCATTGGGAATTATAAATAATACATCTGTAGTTTATGCACCATCCACTCCCTACTCAATGGAAGCACTTTATGATGACGAGTATGTTGTCAATACAACTTCTGAGATTGTTGTAAGTTTACATGATCGTTATGACAATCCGATAGAAGGAGCGACTTTAATTTTCAACGCAACATATCCGATAGACACCATATACAACAGTCCGGTAACTTATAATTCATCATGGCTTTCTTCTTCACTGGAATCCACGCCGTTGGGTGGTAAAGTGACTGTTTATCTTAGAACAGACAAGCGTGCCGGAGAAAATATTGTAAATATAGGTGCGTTAAATACATCTCTGTTCCTGAGGCTCAGCATAACCGGTACTCCTGACATTGCAACGGACCTTACACTCTCATCAACACCTTCTTCCTGTTATGCAAACAATGAAGATGCATATCGACTTTCTGCACAGATAATAGATCAGTTCTTGAATCCTTTGCTTCCAGGTAGTTTTCAAATAAAGGACCAAGTCCTGTTTGAATCCAGTTTAGGTTCGACCCTGATCCCTTTAAATGACTATGGGGTTGCAACCACTGTAGTTGGTCCGACTCCCTATGTGGAAAATATTTCTATCACAGCGACCTACAAAAATGAGACTGGTACTACTAATATTAATACATCGAAAGAACTTTCATTTACAGAAGGGCCTCTGTCAAGATTTAATTTTTATGCCAATCCAAATGTTGTGCTGGCAAACAATCTGTCAGGAAATCATGACTCAACTGTTACATTAATAGCACTTGATGCATGGGGTCATTCTCTTCAGAATATTAATGTAACTCTTAACAACACAGCTCCTTCTTTAGGAACTCTTTCATTGGATGGGTCCAATGAATCGAATCTAATAAACTTCACAACTGACCAATATGGGCGAGTGATCACCGAGTTCACAAGTTCGAACTTTGTAGGGAACTGTACAATAATTGGATTAAGTGATGCCATAAATGATAGTCTTTCAATAGAGATAAGGAACCAGCCTTTCATCAGTGCTTCCATCGATGCAGAACCTTATGTAGTAACCTCTGGTGATATTGTAAATATTACAACGGTCATTACAGTGGAAGGGGAATTGCCTGTCAGTAGGTCGGCTGCGACATCAATGCTTATTCTTGACCGTTCTGGAAGTATGGACCCTGATTACTATGCAGGCACGGCACTTGACATAGTTCTTGTCCTTGATCGTTCAGGAAGTATGAAATTCCTTGGAAATGCGCCGGAACAACCACTAACCGATGCCAAGTCAGCAGCAAAGATATTCATGGAGAATCTGCTCTCGAATACAGAAGTTGGAGTTGTCTCTTTTTCAAGTACCAGCACTGTGGATCGACAACCCGTATCCCTTAATATTTCCGGAAACAAAGATCTGTTGCATAATGCGATCGATTCCATGGTCGCAGATGGGGGTACTGCAATAGGTGATGCGATGGCAGATGCAAATAACCTTCTTATCAATGGTCGGCCGGACGCCAAAAAAATAATGATAGTTCTTACTGATGGTGTAGCAACTGCAGGATCCGATCGAGATGGTTCAGATGCAATAAGTACTGCGAATCTAAACAATATCAGAATATACTCTATAGGTCTTGGAAGTTCTGAATATATCGATGAGCCTATGCTAAAGCGCATTGCGTCCGAAACCGGTGGTAGCTATTATAACGCCCCGAGCGGTTCAGAACTGCAAACAGTTTACAATACCATTTCAAAAGAGATCAGTGATTTCGATGTAACCGAGATCGATTATGGTACTGAAGGATTTACTCCTTACAGCTATGTATTTGCAGACGACCTTAACCTGACATCCTCAGATGCACCATATATTTTAAAATACGATGCATGGGACATTGATGATTCCAATGAAGATTGTAAGGTGTGTGTTAATGGTAACTATAGTTTCGAACTATCTGTTACCGGGGACAAAAGATGGTCGACCTTTGAGTATGATATCTCATCAGTGGTTCTGGGTGGGATGAACACTATCACTATTTAG
- the thiC gene encoding phosphomethylpyrimidine synthase ThiC translates to MSIVEDAKAGKITEAMKVVANVEGLEPEFIMRGIAAGRIVIPTSPYRDVKLCGIGEGLTTKVNASIGASSDIIDEDMEVAKAKAAEAAGADTLMELGTGGDFLGIRKKVCDAISLSVGSVPLYQAFIGAAKRDGSIIHMTEDDLWNATEQQAKLGTNFMAIHTGINNIVLDRLKAHGRYGGICSRGGAFMTTWMLHNEKENPLYAEFDYLCEILKEHEVVLSTGNGMRAGAIHDATDRAQVQELIINSECAQKAHDKYNLQVIVEGPGHVPLDEVEMNVKLMKSMSGHKPFYMLGPLVTDISPGRDHIVTAIGAATSASHGCDFLCYVTPAEHLALPNIEDVIEGVQTSKIAAHVGDMVKLGKRDQDLAMGRARRDLDWKKMFSLALDPELARKIRTERSSADEDACTMCGDFCAVKIVNQNYNLAK, encoded by the coding sequence ATGTCAATTGTAGAAGATGCAAAAGCTGGTAAAATTACGGAAGCTATGAAAGTAGTCGCAAATGTCGAAGGCTTAGAGCCAGAGTTCATTATGCGCGGAATCGCTGCAGGTAGGATCGTAATCCCAACTTCACCATACAGGGATGTTAAGCTCTGTGGTATCGGCGAAGGTCTGACAACAAAGGTAAATGCATCTATTGGTGCATCTTCCGATATCATCGATGAAGATATGGAAGTTGCAAAAGCAAAGGCTGCAGAAGCAGCAGGTGCTGACACCCTTATGGAGCTTGGGACAGGTGGAGATTTCCTTGGCATCAGGAAGAAGGTATGTGACGCTATCTCCCTCTCCGTTGGTTCAGTCCCACTCTACCAGGCTTTCATTGGCGCTGCAAAGAGAGACGGTTCTATCATCCACATGACAGAAGATGATCTGTGGAACGCAACTGAGCAGCAGGCAAAGCTCGGTACCAACTTCATGGCTATCCATACTGGTATCAACAACATCGTTCTCGACAGGCTCAAAGCACACGGTCGCTATGGTGGTATCTGTTCACGTGGCGGTGCGTTCATGACTACATGGATGCTCCACAATGAGAAAGAGAACCCACTCTACGCTGAATTCGATTATCTTTGTGAGATCCTTAAAGAGCACGAAGTTGTTCTTTCCACAGGTAATGGAATGCGTGCAGGTGCTATCCACGATGCTACTGACAGGGCACAGGTACAGGAGCTCATCATCAACTCTGAGTGCGCACAGAAAGCACATGACAAGTACAACCTTCAGGTAATTGTAGAAGGTCCAGGTCACGTACCACTCGATGAAGTAGAGATGAACGTTAAACTCATGAAGTCCATGAGCGGACACAAGCCATTCTATATGCTCGGTCCACTTGTAACAGATATCTCTCCGGGAAGAGACCACATCGTAACAGCTATCGGTGCAGCAACATCCGCATCACACGGCTGTGACTTCCTTTGCTACGTAACTCCTGCAGAGCACCTTGCACTTCCAAACATCGAGGATGTTATTGAGGGTGTCCAGACATCCAAGATCGCAGCACACGTTGGTGACATGGTCAAACTCGGAAAGAGGGACCAGGACCTTGCAATGGGCAGGGCACGCAGAGACCTTGACTGGAAGAAGATGTTCAGTCTTGCACTCGACCCGGAACTCGCAAGAAAAATCAGAACCGAGAGATCTTCAGCAGATGAAGATGCATGCACAATGTGCGGTGACTTCTGTGCTGTGAAGATCGTAAACCAGAACTACAATCTCGCAAAGTAA